From a single Nostoc edaphicum CCNP1411 genomic region:
- a CDS encoding DUF5615 family PIN-like protein codes for MTIWVDAHLSPAIATWISHTFGITALALRDVGLRDAEDLEIFEAAKAQGVILITKDSDFVDLVERLGTPPQIIWLTCGNTSNARLQEILNATLLQALELLRTGETLVEISKD; via the coding sequence ATGACAATCTGGGTAGATGCACATTTATCCCCTGCGATCGCAACTTGGATCAGCCATACTTTTGGTATAACAGCTTTAGCTTTACGTGATGTTGGTCTGAGAGATGCTGAAGACCTTGAGATTTTTGAGGCAGCAAAAGCTCAAGGAGTTATCTTGATAACCAAGGATAGCGATTTTGTTGACTTGGTTGAGCGTTTGGGAACACCACCGCAGATTATCTGGTTAACTTGCGGAAACACATCAAATGCTCGGTTGCAAGAAATTTTAAATGCCACTTTGCTACAAGCACTAGAACTTTTACGAACAGGTGAAACGTTAGTCGAAATCAGCAAAGACTAG
- a CDS encoding DUF433 domain-containing protein — translation MSDLLRRITVNPKQCSGRPCIRGMRIRVSDVLDLFAAGLSAEQILEEMPDLEADDLKAALLYASRKLNHPVLVA, via the coding sequence ATGTCAGACTTACTTAGAAGAATTACAGTTAATCCCAAACAATGTAGTGGTCGCCCATGCATTCGGGGCATGAGAATTCGGGTATCAGATGTACTGGACTTGTTTGCTGCGGGACTTAGTGCAGAACAAATTTTAGAAGAAATGCCTGATCTTGAAGCCGACGATCTCAAAGCAGCACTACTATATGCTTCGCGGAAGCTTAATCATCCAGTGTTAGTAGCATGA